The Cardiocondyla obscurior isolate alpha-2009 linkage group LG24, Cobs3.1, whole genome shotgun sequence sequence TTCTCATAATTTGCACGGCCGGTTCTTCGTGGATAAATTAatggataaattaataaattaataaaacacgcGGACGATCGAGAGTAGTACCGGCTCGATAAAAGCACGCGAGTTTCGACGCGTGTAACTTTGATTTTCTCAGCAATATTTCAGCACGGGAATGCCGCATTTCCGTTTCGAGTGTCTTATGAAAAACACTCGTTGGATTCGCACGGAAAGAGAAGGGGCAGGATATTGGATTCGACTGTTCCACATCGACGTGGACAGTTTGCTGATCGAACCGGCATTCCCGAAAGGATTCGCGACGAATATAGaagagtaaagaaaataaaaactttaaagatTCATGAAAAACTGAAAGAGTCGCGAGCACGAACTGCCGTGaggtagaaaattattttaaaaggtgaattaaatttgtataaattctCCGTGAATCTaaacttaaatatataattagtaaaaatacCGGGGAACAATTTCAAAAGTTTAACTATTACGTGCGAATAAgtaaaggggggaaaaaaagttaaagttaaaattaactcGATTCGTAACTGAAGCATAATTATCGGAGGGATTTGCGGAATGTACAGATTGGCCAAGTACGTGAGACAGGACGAGATTAGGCACGATATATCAGCCGGTTGTCAATGTCAGCCTTTCCAGTGGATCGAAAGAGAAACAATCGATATCACAGGTGAATGCACTCACCGCTGCTTCGTCTTAACGCGACGATAGCGGTGAAATTCCGCCGGGTCGTTGGGGTCGAAGCCCCGGCGATGTTTCGGCGGCGAAGACATGGCGGCCGCCTTCTTGGCTTTACCGTCGCTCGGATTCGTGGTGATAGCGGGGTTGTTATTGCCGCTGACGGCGGCACAAGCGGTGCCGTTGCTGCTGCCGAGGTGCAGAGAGGtgagcggcggcggcgagggTGGCAGCTGCTGAGCCGAGTGACGAGTATCAGATGACCGCTGCGGAGGATGACAACGGCAGCCCGGTGCTGGCGGCTCGCCAAGGGCACGTTCCCCGTGACCGACGTGGCTCTGGGGCACCGCGTTCAGCTCGTGCCTGGTAACCCTACCGGCGCCCGGCCCACCCATTCAAACCCGCGATGATCGCCGCCCGCGATGACTCCACCTCTCCGATCACCGTGGCTGCTCCTGCCGACGATTCCGCGCACCTTCCGCCGGTTCTCGATCGGCGCCGACTCGCGAATCCTGTGCCTCTCGGGTCTGCGATCACCGTTCCGTGGTACGCTCTGCGAACGCGGCGAAAATGACCACGACGAAGGGTCTAGGGATGTGCCGTCGCGCAGCCGGGACGGAACCCGGCACGCCGGCTTGCCCGACCTCATGCACGCGACACTACTGACTGATCTGTCTATCTCCTTCACCCTGGCTCGCACACGCcactcatttaatttttttcgggaGGTACCGAGACGCGAGCGCAGGAGCCAAGCTGACCAAGAGTGGCCCTGTCACGGGAAGGGTGGCGCGCGCGACAACTGATGCTGAGACGCGATCCTACTTCCGTCCCGCGATCACGCCGACTCACTTAACGCGATGCGATGCACCCTTCGCATCCTCTCGCATCCCTGTGCGATACGCCCCCTCGCTTCCACCGCGCGATGGCAGCACCGCGGCACGTGTATCAACCCTTGCTCGACGTACATGAAAATTGGGAAACTGGTGGTGGTTTTCACCGGAACGAGAGTGAAGGCTGATCGGCGCGGAAAAACAAAGCCGGACTGACGCGCGCGAGGGTTTTTACCGAAGGAGGGAAAGTCCCGTTGCGCACGAGGACGCGGTCGCGACTTCGCCTACTGTGCGGAAAGCACGATTGATCATCGATAAGCTAGTTCGTTGTACGAACCGATTGGCACGGCTGCGAAATGACGCAGtcggaaaattaataatgaggCTACCGGGAAAGTATTGAAACACGGAAAGTCCAGACACCGCGGCGATTGAATCCGCTCGTGTGCGAACACGCTACCTTCGATTCCGTAAACTCACCCCCCTGTCCTCGGGCGCATGACGTTTCTGATATTCGAAGGGTGCAATTGGTGGCAGCACTGCAGATCGAAAGACGCTTGCGGGCGGACAAGTACACGGGGGTGGTCAAGAAGGGCCGTAGAGGGGCGAAGTACTTGGAGTGGAACAGGGGCAGTGGGATAACCCCGATTAGTCGGCGGAGGGTGTGCGAGCAAACCGACACGCCGATCTGATAACTAATCCTCCGCAACCACGCACGAACAATTATTCCATTCGTAAacacgttttttttccttttttttttatattatttccttctcgttctctcctGCGTTTTCCTTCCTCGGCGATGTTAACTTATTGTagtttataaaagaataattatccTTGCGTTtccaagtaaaatataattcaagaCTGAACGTCGCATTTCTACTACAAAGTTTAGCGTTTCGttgcattagaatttaaataaaattttaaaattacaaagataaaaaaagttttattaatatattaatattattaatataatattaaatatatatatttttcttttattctttttcttttttttaattcaaacaCTGAGTTATGCCGATgttaaaatgaaagaaaataattttacaattagcgcaatcaatattttcaaattaaatctaCAACAGTttgatatcaattaaaaaattttcgttctTTTGTACGAAAAGTAccaattaaaatgaaaaacaacGCAGTCGGCTAGCAAGCAAAATATCTCAAGCGCGAACTGCTGACGGTACGAAATCAGCTGATCAAACGGGTAAGGATGGCAATGAGAACAAACTGTTCAACTGTAGAATGAATCAAGAATGAAGGGAAAAAGCTCTTGGCGGAGTGAGACGATCGATGGCTGGCAAGCATGTAACAACGAGAGTAAAACACGTGGTCGGACTTAGCCCGTTGATCGAGTTGGCGATCAGCCAATCTATTCCGTCCAAGTTCACTTGTGACCACTGTATTTGATCACGGAAGATAAATGCGTTTAATCTACGAAATCGTACCAGACCTTCGCGGTATTCGACCGTTTCCGTACGAGAGGACTCGAGATGCATTTCGGGCTTTCCCTTTTGTGCTAAGAATTCTCGGCGAATGATCACAGAAGAATCACGCTCTCGGCGACATTAATGAGAATTAATGAAAccgaaagattaatttttctcgcccTTTCTGATCTACCACGAGGGAAATAAATCGCCGGGACGCTTCCGCCGACGCTTGCAAGATGGCAGTGCCGCAAAACCACCGCGACCACCTGGTCAATACCAGAAAATGAGGTTCACCTGGCACGCTAACCCCGATTCAAAGACGAACGCGACGATTCCAGGCAGCCCATACCaaaggtatatatataaaaataaagcgaaattgttttgaaaGAACAAAACGTAATGCTGTATTAACACGCTCGCAAGTTCACGATTTTATAAAGTTGAAAAGCTGAAGCCGGCGCGCAAACGATTCGTaagattttaaattgaatttctttttctgcaaactaaaactgtaaaataaatgaataaatataaaatcacaaATGTATgacgaattaataaaagtgttaacaatttattaaaattttattcgtgtGTCAAAATGGCACACGtataacttattttaaaaaaatatataaaaaagggaaagaaagaaagattaacaatttaaattaaagacttAATTGCATTGCGAGATATGTAATACTTGATAGGTTTTATCTACAAAAATAGCCCGTTTAATttccgaaaataaatttgcaaactCGCCGCTCCGGGCTTTAAATAAGATGGAGCGCTCGCGTTgctcttaaaaaatagaacgtaAGAAGTAGATTCACAGATAACACTCAGTAGTACAAAGTCATCCGCGTTGACTGTAGTTCGTAAGTGGAACTCCGTAACTCAACCTTCGATCGCCACAGCCAGTAGTACggtttaaaaagataaattgttCTCACTAACTTCCCACAACTAGAACGATTTGATTTTGTTAACTTCGTCGTTTTACATCGTTAAATATCCTGACGCGGATTGCTCATAGTTTGGTCAACCTTAATCGGAATAAAAACaacgaacgaaaaaaaaagaaaaacatttttatctagAGTAGCCTCCTCTTCCCCCTTTTCtctgatctctctctctctctctttctctcctctctttcgaATTGATGAGCAAACTCCACAAAGACGCTTTGATGTATTCCGACAAACGCGATTAACTTGACCAAAAACTCGAGCAAATAATCGATCAAGAGGGTCTTTTAAATGTTACAAcctttgaaatattattaaatgctcAATGAAATGAAAAGCGGATTTCCTCGCGACAAAAGTGAGCTCTGCTGTTCGTCTAACTCACGCCCGTTCTCGTATATGAgatttataaacaatcgacTTCAACCAACTGTTCAtgcgacaattttattttctatatcttcctaaaaaaaaaaaaagagaaaaggttTCCCTTTCTGTTCGCTATACTTTATCTTTCctcccgctttttttttttactttttttttctggattTGTTCGCGCTACCTAAAGGCCCCGACAGCTACCGAAACGAAAATCAGCCACTCGGATTAGAAATTCGTAACCCTTTGTACTCTCACAGCGATCGTTCTCTTTACCCACCCGTCGCCACGTGACGGAGTAATCTAGATGAAGGTACCACGTTTGCAGCATCCACGGAGCTCGCCCGTGAGTTTCTAGCCCTTCGCCTAAGCCAGTTTCGCCGGTCGTGCGTGTATTTGCGTGCGCGAGCAACGAAAAAGGGGCTTGGGTATCCTCGGGAAAGGAGCTTTTTCGCAGGTTCAACCA is a genomic window containing:
- the LOC139111614 gene encoding uncharacterized protein; protein product: MGGPGAGRVTRHELNAVPQSHVGHGERALGEPPAPGCRCHPPQRSSDTRHSAQQLPPSPPPLTSLHLGSSNGTACAAVSGNNNPAITTNPSDGKAKKAAAMSSPPKHRRGFDPNDPAEFHRYRRVKTKQRGFVCPTSCDLRRRTQTSPRFLDTSTSTRHYKTHTSLRCSMLDCLLIVPPPAQRDESTII